AGCGGTCACCCCTCGGAAACTACCAGCTGTCCTCCCTACCCCACCGAATAACTTAGAAGGCCAGTCTTCGAGAAAGACGGTTTACGTCGCTACCATATGCGTTCGCAGCTTCGTCGATGGAGGCCTCATGTCGGTTTGGTTATAGATCTAACGGCCTCCGCTTCCGCAATCGCCGGCGAGTTTAACAGAATGGGTGAATTAATTTGACCGTCGCATGCAATTGGGATCGGCGGGCCGTTGGATGTAGTAACGGATGAGTGAAACGGACGGCTGACAGTCACAGAGGGTGGGCGCCGCACGTCCAGGTGATAGGATGTGTGTGTCTCAGTCGGGCCTTCGTACTTGGCTGTCTACGGTCTCGACGCGTGGCTCTACCGATCACGTGCTGTACACGTGATATACAACATCTATGGTCCCCTTTGCAGCAACACCTAGGTTTTGCATTTCATctattcttttttctctttcatgTTTCCAGAGAGACCAATAGAACCGTAAATTAGGTGGCTTTATATGTGATAAATCACCGTGGAGATGTCCTATAAGTTGAAAAGGGAGAGCTGCCTAAAGGATTCTAAAATATAttgtttttcgatttttttggatgtatcctTACTAAAATTATCTAAATCATCTATTTTAGTAaaaacaattatttttttatcctcCTACAAAGCCTTTAGGGGAGCAGTGCCGACCAACCTAGCTAATAGTTGTCAGGTTTTGCTACCGTACCCCAGTGGGAGTATGCAATCTCGATCATCTCTTTTCATATAAACGGTTGGGAATAGATAACCAGTTGACCGGTAGTGTCagttaaataattattttttttgtaattagtGGACATGTGTCAACTACTCTTTGAAGATTCTTCCTGCAATTCCTAAATGAGAATTTtggcaatgaaaaagaaaaaaaatcaaaatatgataaaacacagtgctctcaattttttttaggaaaaaaaaaatttgagtaaTATACTAGTCTTGAAGCTCTAATGCTGTCGACCATAATAATAAGGTTACCATAGAAATTACTAAATATTCCAGTTAAAATGATCTCAGAAAGATAAATCCAAAAAATTAAACGCCTGACGAACTAGAAAATTCAATTGAATTAATTCATtccaatgataaaattaatcttCTAGGTAGGATCAAAGTTCCTTTTTTATATGTTTACACTTAGGTAGCCGCATGCTATACTCGAAAATTTGGTAATCCACTGCAGAGCCTTGGTTATCTAGTCTTCCATAGTTTGAAGATACGTTGCTCTTGTATGGCAGATGATTTACTTGAAAGTCAGATCAGCTTTTGCGATATGGGAATTTTGGATCTATTTCTTATTTAACCCTTAAGGTACTTGAACCTTATTCCAACAGGGACCACCGTTAGTAAAGCCCTAATCATTCTTATGATTCTCTGAGTAAGCCCTATGACTACTTGATGTATGTAACACCTAAGTTATTGTGTCATCCCTCTTATGATGGATTTCAATTCATAAGGTGTGATTGTTAATAGTGGAATCCGATCATCAAATGGACTGCCTTTTCCATGACCTAAATCTCATAATGTCAATGTCCTCATATTggaccctcttcctctccatttTCCGAAATAACATGGCAATATGCATCTACTTTTCTCTTATGTCCCTTAACTTTTTTAATTGCTTGGTGAAATTGCCCCATCGATCCAATGCCAATGACACAGAATCAATTTTAGTATAAATGTTCATTATGTACTTGATTACCATACATCAAGTCTGAAAGTTAATGATTTAATCACCTTTACCTATATAAAATTAGGCAAATGGCCACAACATCCAACCACCTTGAATATTTGGATGTGGTTGTAATTGAAGGTTCTCTGATAGCAAGGAGCAATCAACAGCACTCGCAAGAATGAAATATAGAGATAACTACTGATGCATTTACTGTGCCAATTGATTACAAAATGCCTTGCTTACTAATCTTTGGATTTCCAAGATCAGTGTTCGGTACAAGAGTTGAATAGTGATCGAGGAAATCACATGCTCCAATaatctaatttcaagtacattgCCAAGGCAGAACGATTGCCATGAAAGAGAATGAAGAACAAGATTAACAAATTTTGAATCTTCATTCAACTAGACTGGTGTTTGGAACTCTTTAAACttcaggaaaagaagaaaaagacagCATCATAGAGAATAAAATGTAGTAAATATCATCGGTTTCTAAGGCACCGAAATATGAGACTACTTTGGGTTTCTAAGGCCTCGCTGCCCGGTGGATCTCTTGATTGATTCAATTCTCTGAAGCCTAATCTGTTCCCTGAACTTGGCTATGAACTCATCGGCCTTCTTATCAACTTCGTTCGCCTCCGGGGCTGCTTCTGCCGCAGGGTTTGAAACTAGCACATGATCAGAGGCCTCGCTAGCGGCGTCATCGGCATCAGACTCATCCGAGGAAACAATCACCTTCTCCATGATGAATTCATTCTCCTTTTCAGCTTGATATTTTGGGATCGGAGGAGGCTGGTGTGGTTCATAGCCGAATGATTGCTCGGCGCCGCCGATCTTTGTTGCTCGATCTGGCATTGTGCTTGGGACGTCCTTCGCTCTGACCGTTCTGACCGACCTTCCAACCGAATAGATTTCTGCTTCATTTCTTCGTTTGATGATGAGATCAAGGGATCAAAGCCTTCCCTTCCCCTTCTGCTCAAACGTTCCAATTCATCCTTGAAACTTTTCGATACGGGCTTTTTGTCGGAGACGGGGGAATAGCCATGACCAAGAAATGGAGGTGGGGGTGGCGGTGCCGGGGGTGGAGTAGACTTGTAGaagctcttcttcctccccaaaTCCTCGCTGCTTTTGGACCTCACTTCTGGggaaagagagggggagggagagagcctgTTCGTCGGAGGAGTGGAGGAGGGGGTACGGGTCGCCGGAGAACGGAATGATGGAGTCCTGGAAGGCCCGAAATCGGCTTCCAAGACGGAAGGtggcggagaagaagaaggtggaggggccatACCTGTACCCGAAGCTGATTCGTCCTTCACCTCCATCCTTCCTGATCTCGATCTCCATGGAATAGGAGATGGAAGGACGGCTCTCCCCTCTGGTACATTCTTGGAATTCAGAGCATCAAAATTTCTGGACTCTTCAATTCCATTAACCGAGCCAGAATGTCCATCAATGAATTCATTACAAGAATCCAGCAACCCCGAGTCCTGGGCACATGATTTCAAGCTTCGGACAGGCAGATACAGAGGCTTATTGGTTGCATGGCCGGCATCGGTTCCATCCTTTTTTAACCACAACCACAGGATTATTTGGGTAGTACTGTGAGCTCCAAGTCTGGATCTTGCTCTCATCAAGAGGCCCATGCGGGCTATCAACCTCGTCGTCGTCCAAGTCTGAAGagacatgaaggatttgggagatgtAAG
Above is a genomic segment from Phoenix dactylifera cultivar Barhee BC4 chromosome 2, palm_55x_up_171113_PBpolish2nd_filt_p, whole genome shotgun sequence containing:
- the LOC103716329 gene encoding uncharacterized protein LOC103716329, encoding MAEPNPPLHPSKLPTPKYRTPNPPAQQSSARFLSSFLYKVIFVTVFIALLPLFPSQAPESVNQSIFTRSWELLHLLIVGIAISYGLFSRRNTEPEPEKEAAWKVDSPQSYISQILHVSSDLDDDEVDSPHGPLDESKIQTWSSQYYPNNPVVVVKKGWNRCRPCNQDSGLLDSCNEFIDGHSGSVNGIEESRNFDALNSKNVPEGRAVLPSPIPWRSRSGRMEVKDESASGTGSLDLIIKRRNEAEIYSVGRSVRTVRAKDVPSTMPDRATKIGGAEQSFGYEPHQPPPIPKYQAEKENEFIMEKVIVSSDESDADDAASEASDHVLVSNPAAEAAPEANEVDKKADEFIAKFREQIRLQRIESIKRSTGQRGLRNPK